AAGCCACATCCTCGCCATCGACGCTGATTTCGTAGCCCGGAGGGCGGCGCAGTGCGGTATGCAGCACGGCACGGTTTTCGGTGAAGTTGATGCGCTCACCGTCGAACATCTCGCGGCGCCTTGTTTCAATACCCGAACGCTTCACCAGATCCATGAGCAGCTCCATGGTGCGATCGGTGATCCTGTTCTTTGAGTAGTCGAGGTGAATACCGTTCAGCGAGAGCGAAAAACGTTCGGCTCGACCGGAATCGGCCATGAAAAGCTCAGTCATAGCGAGATTGCCGGTGTCCTGAAAATGGGATTCAAGGGCACTCCATTCGGCACTGCGGGACAGGTGCATAATGATCTGGGGGGATTTAATAATTATAGAGTCGATGAATCTCAGTAAGGAATATAACGCATGAGCACGACACATCCGTCCGGCAGCCGTTCGACGGTCAGGTTGGCAGCGTAATGGTTCATCAGCAATAAACCTCTTCCACAAGGTCTCGACCGGGCAGCCTCTGAGCGGGTCGCGGCGAGCTGAGGGGCAGGATCGAAACCTTTACCGAAATCGCGTATCTGAACCCCAAGAAATCTGGCACCACCTTTCCAGCCCGACTCGAACAGCATAACGACAGGCTGCTCCGGATCGCTTTGATTGCCGTGTAAAACCGCATTGACGAAGGCCTCATGTACGGTCAGCCACAGCACCGATGAAAACTGCTCACCATATCCCTCAATGCTGGACAGCGTCGCAACCCACCGCCTGAGCTGATCTGCAAAGCTGAGTTGAGATGGCAGAGAAAATCGGTAGTAGCTCATGGCAACATGAATTGATGCCCGAAAACACTTGTCAGATAAGGTAATGAGCACTGATGATGCAGGCAAACCACCCCTGAAAAACCTCGACTTTATTTTTTTAGTCCACCAACAATATCCAACTTATTTTTCTTACCGATTTGTAATTTTTCATTTAAAATTTATATTGCACCTGTGTGATGAGCTAATAATTCAACGCAAAAGAGCACACTCAGCT
This portion of the Chlorobaculum parvum NCIB 8327 genome encodes:
- a CDS encoding ATP-binding protein; amino-acid sequence: MSYYRFSLPSQLSFADQLRRWVATLSSIEGYGEQFSSVLWLTVHEAFVNAVLHGNQSDPEQPVVMLFESGWKGGARFLGVQIRDFGKGFDPAPQLAATRSEAARSRPCGRGLLLMNHYAANLTVERLPDGCVVLMRYIPY